One genomic window of Psychrobacillus sp. INOP01 includes the following:
- the opp4B gene encoding oligopeptide ABC transporter permease: MWKTIVRRVLVMIPQLFVLSLLIFIMAKFMPGDPFTGLITPETDPARVEELRIKAGFYDPWYIQYVNWIGNAFQGDFGRSYTFNVPVSNLIGDRALNTLWLSLLSVFLLYLIAIPLGVLSGRFHDSFLDKSIVFYSFIVYAIPTFVLGLINLFFFGYELGWFPTSGTVDIKYDSGTAGYLWSKFYHILLPAITYALLATTGIIQYLRTEIIDSKSMDYVRTAKSKGIPINKVYSRHIFRNSLLPIAAFLGFTITGLLSGSIFIETIFGYPGMGQLFIQAINGRDYSVITALVMLFGFLTLLGSLLSDIIMSIVDPRIRID, translated from the coding sequence ATGTGGAAAACAATTGTTAGACGTGTTCTTGTTATGATTCCACAATTATTTGTACTTAGTCTTTTGATATTCATTATGGCGAAGTTTATGCCAGGTGACCCTTTTACGGGACTAATTACTCCAGAAACAGATCCTGCTAGAGTAGAAGAGTTACGTATTAAGGCAGGTTTTTATGATCCTTGGTACATACAATATGTGAACTGGATTGGAAATGCCTTTCAAGGAGATTTTGGACGCAGTTACACATTTAATGTACCAGTATCGAATTTAATCGGGGACCGTGCGTTGAATACATTATGGTTATCGTTATTAAGTGTCTTTTTATTATATTTAATCGCAATCCCATTAGGAGTATTGTCTGGTAGATTCCATGATTCCTTCTTAGATAAATCGATTGTGTTCTATAGCTTTATTGTATATGCCATACCAACATTTGTATTAGGACTGATCAATCTGTTTTTCTTCGGCTACGAACTAGGTTGGTTCCCGACTAGTGGGACGGTAGATATTAAATACGACTCAGGAACAGCTGGTTACCTCTGGAGTAAGTTTTATCATATCTTATTACCAGCGATTACGTATGCTTTGCTTGCGACTACTGGAATAATTCAGTATTTACGTACGGAAATTATCGATTCTAAGTCGATGGATTATGTACGTACCGCGAAAAGTAAGGGTATTCCGATCAATAAAGTATACTCTCGTCATATATTCCGTAACTCATTGTTACCGATTGCAGCATTTTTAGGTTTCACGATAACAGGACTTTTAAGTGGATCTATTTTTATTGAAACCATTTTTGGATATCCTGGTATGGGACAATTGTTCATTCAGGCTATAAACGGGCGTGATTATAGTGTAATTA